Genomic segment of Arctopsyche grandis isolate Sample6627 chromosome 3, ASM5162203v2, whole genome shotgun sequence:
CATAAATGTACGGGATTCGCgatggttacctgacaactcgttcacagattttccgtaaaccgaggatgcgctccaggcattacgtatacggccatctctttatcaccccgtctgttcaccaagatctcgtttactatgccattacgtatgcatgttatcggtgaacagacggtctttgaaagagatggctgcatacgtaatggcatagtaaacgagatcttggtgaacagacggggtgagaaagagatggccgtatacgtaatgcctggagcgcatcatcggtttacggaaaatctgtgaacgagttgtcgtgtcaccattCGCGATGACATTACTAAACCAAAAAGATTCAAACCTGTCGAAATTTATCATCGCTTGACTAATGTATGTCagtctgttttatttatttatttatatataattttagccaattagctaatttactattttacaattacatattttaattacattgctTAATTTTGTGCTGTCCCTCACAAAGGTGTTTTCTCGCACCTCTCAAGAATGCATCCATAGTCTTAGATGACCCGACTCACTCACTCAGGGAAGGCGTTATACATGAGCACAACCCTGTGAaagacacccccagctgtctttcttttttttcttactctacctacaactaaattattcttatttctagtataatgattatgaatatctctatttcttattctATAATCCTTCAAATAATCGGGTAATAActcatgatctaacttataaacaaacgataatgtagtattctattaagtatataattaaataatttatataacaaCATAAttgataaatagcatttttaaaCCCCTAAAATACTTTTCATCACTaactccaatttttttttatttatttagaagaaaaatattttttatgtatgaaaatatgacACGTGGAAAAAAGAACTTAAAAAATTATGTGCGAACAACCGCCAAATTACAGGGcacaaatgaaaattattcTGAAATCGCGTGCACATACCAATCATAAACCACCTCACTCATGTCAATGCCTTGAAAAAACTATATTCAATGAAATTACCCTTGAACTATTTGGAACTTTGACTAAACTATCACAATTCTCGTTTAGCAagcaatatgtacatttgacgaATACCTATTCAGTATCTGGCATTGTACCAGTAAGTTTTGTGAACATATCCAATAAGCACTGCCTTGGACATGCTAAACCAGTGCAACCCGGCAAACGCAGTGGAATAATCGATGCGCATAGTCTATTGGAAGGTGTCAGCCTaggaaaatattcaaaacatcAGCTGATTTCAAGTTAAGCGATTAAGTAGACGTAGGTAAAATACTATTGCATAggagtgggttcaggatccaaatgaaaggccaaagtcgcttcacagaatttattcaatgattccAAAGGTCCACACGAAACCGTCGCATACcatccccgatccgttggcgtgtctattgtctaggaaCGTAGGTTTACCCTGGCGAGTCGTACGCACTCAACCcggttctgagaattctagcgcATCCTTGGTTCGGGCACTCACTGggtaatccggggtctctattttttacccacgaatgcacttagacagtggatactctctctcatgttcccatgTAAAATTGGTTAGCTTAATCCGGGGGTCtgtattgttcacccacgaatgcacttagacagtggatactctctctgaTGTTCCCAAGTTACAAAACCATGACCTGAAACAAATTATCAATAGCTGCCATTTAAGTCCTATTAAACAACCTTGTGCTTGAAATGTTCTCTTCCTGTTTTGAGCTGTTTGCAGTTGGTTTGTATAAAAGGTTCATGCATAGCTTTCTTCTTATGTTTAGGTTATAGTGATGGGCAGTAGCACAGCATCCGAGAGGACAATAAACACGAGCACCGAGAGCGCCAACACCATCCTCACCAATGTCACAGCTACGGACGGGGACACCACCGAAGATAGCCTCGACCACGAATCAAACCACAATGACCACATCCTCGTCTCGCTGGACAGCACTTCCAGCCTTGACCAGCGGCGATTGCACAACAACCAACAACAAAGGACCAACAGCAAGTCCAACGACACCAGGATCATCGACATCCTCGATTCGGACCTAGGTCTGCCTGACACGCCCTTCATCAACGAACGACGAAAGAGCGATTACGTGAAATCCAACGATTCCAAAGGACCTTACACGGCACCTCCTGGATATCAGCATGATACAAACACCAGGTTCCCTTTCGACGAGTGTGGGGAGCACTTCACCGAATCCCAGTCGGCCAAGGAACCAAAATCCGTATTCGACTCGGCGGGCAGCAGTCCCAATCAGAAGAACCACGTCACAAAGTTCATCTTCGATGTACCGATTCCGTCATCCCCCACCGACGATAAATGTCAAGATTTGCTTCTCACTAGCTACAGCGTGGATGAAAAACCACCAAAGAGTCCCAAAGCTTCTAGTTCCAAAAACGAAACTAAATTCACCTTCGACGGCCTACCCCTACCTGCAGTTCACAAGAACAAGAGAAACTCAACAGACTCCAGATCCTTCCCCAAATCGAGGAATAGAAAATCTAGCGTTGAAACCAAGAGCATGACGCCACCTCTGCCTGATCTCAGAGTGGATTTTTTCAGCGAAACTATAGACGATCAATCCAGGAACAACAACGACAGGAGACCCACGTCCTGTCTATTGACGGGAGACGACTTTGACGTTTTCAAGCAAGATGCAGAAGGAAACAGAAGCTCGTCCAGAAGACCCTCAGCTACTAACGCCAATATAAACGTGACAACAAATCCATTAGATAACGGATCTGGATGCTGCAATCAATCCTGTCCAGCTTACAGCAACAGCCAGTACAGATGCTGCGCTTGCTGCTCAAATAACCCCAACAGAAAGATACCCCAAGCTACTATAGTCGTCCAGCAAGCATCTCTCTCTTTAGACTATTCTAGCGTATCCACAATACTCTTAAAAGACGAGAACGACTTTGTTTCTAATACTTCTCCTTCTACGACAAACTCTGGCAGTCATCATAAGTTGAGCCTGAAAAAGAAGAAACAAAGAGACGAGCATATGAAGCAGCTTTTAGACGTAAACAACCAACTGACACAACAGGAGATACACGACATTGAAATGAGGTAAATTTTAGCTTATTTAATCACATCGATACTATTAATTGCTTACATGCGTATACAAATTTCCACTTCCAAAGGTATGGCAGTCCTCATCACAGCAGATCGCAGTCTGTGAAAACAGCCACCAGAGGACTTCTGGGACCGCCTCCTCAAAGAGCCAGGGTAGCTTCCATGCCCAGCACCGGTGTTGAAGAACAATACTATCGTCTGAGACACTTCAGCATCACCGGAAAAGGGGTGGTCAACCGCGGGGATAGTCTAAAGAGCAGAAGATCCAGATCCAACACTTCGGTGGCCAGTAGCAACTCCAGgttatattttagtaaatacatttatgtagtttaatatattaaattataaacattagATCCAATCGGACGGGACACGTGGAAGGGGTAACGAATCGAAACTCGTAACAAACctcagcatacatacatatgtaaatatgtttgacCTAAGCATTCACACACACAAACTAATTAAACGAACTTCCTCGCCGTTTGACTTGTCTTGGCCCTGTCACTCGAAAGGAAACGCGCCATGCGGATCTGTCAACGACAGTCTCtcgtcaaaatttaataataataaagcgaAGAAGAAAGATATAtgcaatacataaaaaatattataattaaaatgtcgGAATGATGTTATTGCGAAACGAGAGAGAAACTCCCTAATAAGCGTCAGCGCCATCTTTTGATCTTTCCttacaaatttaatattgtgtacgtacatacatatatcataaagaAGTAAGAGAAAATACATTTGCGTCTCAAATAAGAGCCAATcgagtaatataatatacgtatatatttatagtattgGCTTACTTTGACTTTTTAAGCGGGATTCCCAGACGGAGAAAAAACacaaacaatatattttatgaaatgttatTTTATCCGACATTCTTTTCTTACAAAATTGGTAACATGTAATTAAATTCCCAAATGACTCATCTCcacgattttaaatatttttatatctatatatttgactCATCTCCACGATTTTAATGatgatttttaatattcgaCTCATCTCcacgattttaaatatttttatatttatattatatatttttacactaccaaattttacgattttccgTAAAATTTGGTTTCCTTATTTACTTACAGCATTggaatcttttgattttttttttccaaatttcaaCTATCAGAAAAGCTCTGGGTAAATCCCGAAAATGCccactagtataatattacatataatatatataaaaacggacgcgatgtgtgtggacatgtttgtgggtatgtgtgtttgtgccaGATTGTAatacacagccaatcagaacgAAGTaatcgaggagacgcggggaagcggggGGGTGGACCGTCATGTGACGTCAAGCCGAGCGACGACAGGCATGTGCAACGTCAGGTCGAGTGACTGCTTCTATAtttgttattacatatattttatcatcGATTTTAatcgctatttttttttttttcgacaaatCAAAGTTGAATATTTTgcttatgttgaaaaaaaatcattccttttatattcattttaataattaattcctttccaaagccatccattgatatgtacatatattagtgaGGGTAATGGCCAGGTCGCTTTCATTCGTACCAACTGTTAAAACGGTCGTATCGCCTCACCATAACTGTAGACACGTTTCCTCAGTGCAAATAAAGCGCTACCTGAAATCAAATACGAGACGGGCCCTATCTAATTTTAGCACTCGgaactaatagtaaatatacCCAGTAGTGGAACAAGCTCTAACGAGCTGCCGCAGGATCAAATGCGAGCGTGTGCGTTGCAACTAATTACACGACTCCATTACAAAATTCATTACGTAGTCTCGTCCTTCCCCTTCCAAATATAGAACTCGGGATAGTAACAGCGGAAAATGTCATATCTAGATATCGCCGAAGCTACATATTTAATTGGAACTGCGTATGCGTGTGTCCCTTCAATTAACAATGAGACAATTAGTCTACTATAGCTGATTGCAATCGTTTAGTAATAAACCCCTTTGTATGTACTCGTATACCTTGATTTAACACTCAAAAATTATTTCCATACAGAATCTTAGGAAATGAACTTGGTTGATCTTCTTTTGATTATGTTGAATTGTTCCCTATCCTCCTAAATCGCCAACGAGACTCATCTCTAtcttgaattgaaaaataatggaAGGATTTGTGTACTGGTAAATTGATAGGCATGTTATTTAACAATTTGTCAGTCGTAGCCAGTGCCGTAGCAACGCATTTGCAATTGGGCCAAGGGCGCCGGATGCGAGGGATGCCAATATTAAAAGAGTATAAAaacaacttttatttattttttgcaaaagtTGTGCAATCGCTGCATATGCGCATATGAtagctatttttaatatacatatgtttgtgcaaCCACTTTTGTgacattttttcttattttactgGACTCCGTTATTACTGCAGGTCAGAACATTTCTCCCTGGAATCGAGGGTGGTACAAAAAAACACGTCTCGTTTCACATTATTTCAAATGCTCTTTTAAATCTGTTTTTAAATCCTTCATAGAACTTCAGCATCAATTCGACACTTTCGTTATACGTTTTTTGTACCGATCTATCACTTTCCGAAACGTTGTTTTAGtcctcaaaattcaaaaaatgataaatttatgtatttatttgaaaaaaaatcctcCTCTTTTCGTTACATtatgcaaataataaataaactaaaaagaaaatacttttttatattatctaatataattttttttttcacaaaacattattttcataatttttaataaaatgttattatttaattaaaaaacataggGACGCCAAATTAGATATTTACCAGAGAGCGCCAAAAACATTGCTACGGCTCTGATCGTAGCTGTTTCTCAGTTATATCAAAATTacctaagaaaaaaatattttttattcgacgAAACAtctgtataatttttaacaaaaattatatgattttttaaatttaataacaggtttccggaaactttctGATTTTTAAAAACGGGTTTCAGGAAACCCATgcaaaccattagggtgacaccacaaTAAGTATATCCACGCTTACATAAGCTAGTTACTACTAAAAAGATGCGTATTCACATACTAGCTACTCGCCTAAAGCAAGTGAACTTTAATATATCAAGATGCAAGAGGACGAATCAAACGATCAAAAAGAAACAAGTGGAGAAAATCTCCCATtgctgatacatatgtacatatttgttgtgtgtgtgtgtgtgtttgatttttttttcaattgtattaattttgcaGTACCGAACGATTGACGGCACCTCCCAGCTTAGCCAGTTCGCGAGAATCATCAGCTAGTGCTCCACCTACAGCACCATACCGAGTCCTGGTCCTAGGAGCACCTGGAGTGGGGAAATCATCACTCGTCAGCCAATTCATGACTTCTGAGTATTTACACGCTTACGACACCAGCATAGGTGAATCGATATCGCCAATACTATCTCAATTTAAACTTTGAAAACGACTTAATGAGCTTTTCATTCGATAGATGACGACTCCGGTGAAAAGTCCGTATCGGTACTGCTAGCTGGAGAGGAGTCCGAGCTGATATTCTTGGATCAGATCAACGGAATTGGACCAGTAAGTGTTTATTGTACACCAAATGAACACGTCCTCAAATTTGGTTCAAAATTAGCTAGGTTATCATATTCAAAATCTGTgtgtaaaggtctgaccgcactatgcgacagccgaacgatccgacacttcacaacagtacacgaccaaatattgtttgtatgagacataacacactgcgcgacagtcgcatgacggAGAACGACACtgtgcgtcaaagttgacttttcgaccaactttgatgcaaggtgtcgttcgcgacgtgacgcaagtgttgttgagtgggggttgccttgcgacaattattctcattcttcatatcgtgactttgaaatagcatgtagccataatcttttggtttttctcaaTTGTTCTTCTttctcgcatatcaaagatactataatagcgtccgtttcgtccatcttgctccgaggtaccgaacgaatgattgacataatttactgcgtggtgtcgcatcgctgtcgttcaagtgcggtttacctaatattgtcgcacactgttgtgaagtgtcggatcattcgtttgacgcatagtgcggtcagaccttaaaggCACCATTGACTGTTAGTGAGGTTATGATATTCAAAATGGCGTACTTGAAGTGTAGAATTAATTTGATTGTTGTTTTCATTGGTACAGGATGCTGATGTCGAAGGTCCAGAACCTCACGCCTACTGTGTAGTTTACAGCACGTCAGATAGAGGATCTCTACGCACAGCCGAAGGGTGGTTACGCTCTTTGAGAAATAAGAAGCCGTCCAGAGCGAGAATCCTCGTCGGAAACAAAGTTGACTTGGTTAGAAGTAGAGCGATCACAACTGAAGGTattaaaaaactattaaaaagaaCCTTTGCTACTgttcttcatatgtatatgtaatatatagcaATTGAGTGATTTTGTACAGTGTATAATGTACTGTACATAAATGCTGTAACCAAATTGACTAAAGTTTGAGTatatctttatatattatatgtatatactcattGGTTTCAGAGGGAAAAAACTTGGCCATCACTTACGACTGTAAATTCATTGAAACGTCCGTAGGCATCAATCACAACGTGGACGAACTCCTCGTCGGACTCTTGACACAGATACGCTTGAAGCAGGAACATCCCGAGCGTACCAGGTATTCCAAAGCCTCAATCTCATCAAACGCTCCGTGCAATTTGACTAATATCTCAATCGTTTGCATCAGAAGGCGTGGTGGGAGCTCGAGGGGTGGTGCAGTGGTCGGAGCGACGAGTGCTCAGAGCACTCCGAGGAAGCAGCGGGGAGCTCGCCTATCGGCCAGCCTCAAGGTCCGAGGCCTCCTCGGCAGGGTTTGGGCCAGAGACTCCAAATCCAAGTCGTGCGAGAATCTACACGTACTATAATAACGAAGCTACATACAAGTCATACTGTATTCATGTGAAAGTATTATATACTTTATTATAAAGTCGGACACATTGATGAGATTGATGAGAGATGAGGAAAACCGTTTTTGCAATTTATCGAGACAGTATTATTACACTTACTTATACAAGGTCAGTATTTATGTCTGAAATGGGATATGAGGTCACAGtaggtattaatttgaaatacatacatagtgtcaCTTGGTGAAATGTAAACCGAGTTATGGTTATATGGAAAAGATTTCTATTTGAAAACTgtcggttttttttacataaataaatgaatatgaatattattttactacgaaatgtaatgttttaatataatttcaaaacttaattcaatttttttttttttttaaaaggtagtaattcatttatattttaaatccaaATTGCCAATTACTGTAGGATCTACCCTATGTATACTGATTGTTTATAATTAGTATAGattctaaaaattaaaagaaaattggACTGACTTGAAGAATGCGTTTTTAGCATTGAAATAAATCGAGCTATTTAATGatggaatattattatatgcttTGATCTGACAGAAATACTGACCTGCTTGCAGAATAAATATAATctaaacaaaattattattgttgcctctcacatacatttataatacgAGATCACTTTatggcatatatatatatacacataaaaaatgtatgatatATCAGTGACTTCAACGGAGATTGTAAACTGAGCAAAGAAAGTGATCTCTTGCCGACGAGACAGTATAACATATTTTAAGCAATCGCACATTCAAATCAATATAATTAGCACTTTTCAATAGCCAATATAAGTATTATTCGTCGAAGGGATGTTTTCAgtgttttcaaaattattaaaaaaaaatctaaaaaataaataaaaataaaaaaaaaacacttttcaaAAGtccaatttaacattttttgaaTGTGTAGACTATGTAATATCGCTGTTTATTAAGATTTACATCTCGATGTGCCCCTCTCCAACCCCCATCCGCAAGTGACCGTGTTGATGTtccacaataataataaaaaatatccacCATCTATGTATTTGtcaaatgtgtataaaaaaatcgatgttgaatttacgtatataaaaaataatacttattgTTAAACGTGATAGTCAATTTAATCATCGATGGAATTAGTGTTCCCCGCtttactcaaaaaaaaaaaaaaagtgcaatGATACACTCCCGTGCATGCTCCGAGTAAAATCCAACTCACCGAATCAAAAGTGTCTTATGCCcaaatgtgtgtttgtatttaaaaaaaaaacatttttatttttatttaattgaaaagttgCATGAAATGTACTTTACGGGTTCctgaacgatttttttttaaacattttattttgattgatttttctttttgtatgtGTCAGGACCAAAACGAATTTATAAAGTGATAATAATAGACGATGGTAATATTGGAATTTGTATataagattatataatagaagtGAGTTTAGTTCGAGCTGTTGCGATtcgttaaata
This window contains:
- the LOC143909257 gene encoding uncharacterized protein LOC143909257; amino-acid sequence: MRTMAAHWRYVVPPLLRGPQPPPVNPPPKRRDKTKKINLPKKNGEIMHNFCVRPHFGSLCPNPTRAKATAGAALRRLHFRAGRERNSLPGPRSPVPKVIVMGSSTASERTINTSTESANTILTNVTATDGDTTEDSLDHESNHNDHILVSLDSTSSLDQRRLHNNQQQRTNSKSNDTRIIDILDSDLGLPDTPFINERRKSDYVKSNDSKGPYTAPPGYQHDTNTRFPFDECGEHFTESQSAKEPKSVFDSAGSSPNQKNHVTKFIFDVPIPSSPTDDKCQDLLLTSYSVDEKPPKSPKASSSKNETKFTFDGLPLPAVHKNKRNSTDSRSFPKSRNRKSSVETKSMTPPLPDLRVDFFSETIDDQSRNNNDRRPTSCLLTGDDFDVFKQDAEGNRSSSRRPSATNANINVTTNPLDNGSGYPNRKIPQATIVVQQASLSLDYSSVSTILLKDENDFVSNTSPSTTNSGSHHKLSLKKKKQRDEHMKQLLDVNNQLTQQEIHDIEMRYGSPHHSRSQSVKTATRGLLGPPPQRARVASMPSTGVEEQYYRLRHFSITGKGVVNRGDSLKSRRSRSNTSVASSNSSTERLTAPPSLASSRESSASAPPTAPYRVLVLGAPGVGKSSLVSQFMTSEYLHAYDTSIAFHSIDDDSGEKSVSVLLAGEESELIFLDQINGIGPDADVEGPEPHAYCVVYSTSDRGSLRTAEGWLRSLRNKKPSRARILVGNKVDLVRSRAITTEEGKNLAITYDCKFIETSVGINHNVDELLVGLLTQIRLKQEHPERTRYSKASISSNAPCNLTNISIVCIRRRGGSSRGGAVVGATSAQSTPRKQRGARLSASLKVRGLLGRVWARDSKSKSCENLHVL